Below is a window of Vibrio fortis DNA.
CTGAACCAGCTGATAGGAACAGTGGAAGCATTACAGATGCCATGAACAGAACAGTAATAAGAGGCACACCACGCCAGATTTCGATATACACAGTACAGATACTACGAATAATCGGCATTTCTGAGCGTCGTCCAAGCGCGAGCGCAACACCAATAGGCAGTGAAACCACGATACCCACGAGTGCGATGATTAACGTAACCAGCAATCCGCCCCATTTGTGTGTCTCTACAACCTCTAACCCGAACACACCACCATAAAGTAGAGCTGCGATTAGGAATGGATAGATGTTAACGAAGAATAGCCAAATCCATGTACGCTTTGGTGTTCCTTCGTAGGCTAGTAAACCAACGAAGACAGCAAGCGTGAAGTAGAATAGGCGAGGACGCCACAGCTCTGCTTCAGGGTAGAAGCCGTACATGAACTGTTCCCAACGTACACTGATGAATACCCAACATGCGCCATCGCTTGTACAAGCGTCACGTGTTGTGCCTACCCAGTCTGCGTTTAAGATGGCCCAGTCAAAGACAGTCCAAATTAATGAGAATGCGAAGTAACCGAGAATTACGGTAACAACACTATTCACAGGACCGTTAAATAGGTTTTTTCTAAGCCAACCTACGACACCCACCGTGTTTGCTGGAGGTGGTAGATCAGGCTGAAATTGATGTGTGCTCATTTTATCTCTCCACCAATGCTACTTTACGGTTATAGATATTCATTAACGCAGAGGTTAATAAGCTCAATGTGAGGTAAACGGCCATCGTCATCGCGATAATCTCAATCGCTTGACCGGTTTGGTTAAGAGTTGTACCTGCGAATACTGAAACCAAATCAGGATAACCAATCGCCATTGCTAGAGATGAGTTTTTAGTTAGGTTCA
It encodes the following:
- a CDS encoding amino acid ABC transporter permease, which translates into the protein MSTHQFQPDLPPPANTVGVVGWLRKNLFNGPVNSVVTVILGYFAFSLIWTVFDWAILNADWVGTTRDACTSDGACWVFISVRWEQFMYGFYPEAELWRPRLFYFTLAVFVGLLAYEGTPKRTWIWLFFVNIYPFLIAALLYGGVFGLEVVETHKWGGLLVTLIIALVGIVVSLPIGVALALGRRSEMPIIRSICTVYIEIWRGVPLITVLFMASVMLPLFLSAGSETDKLLRALVGVVLFSAAYMAEVIRGGLQAIPKGQYEAADALGLTYWKKMGLIILPQALKITIPSIVNTFIGLFKDTSLVLIIGMFDVLGIGQAANTDPEWLGFATESYVFVALVFWVFCFGMSRYSIWLENRLHTGHKR